A single genomic interval of Jatrophihabitans endophyticus harbors:
- a CDS encoding GH92 family glycosyl hydrolase, with translation MFGTDAVRRPTCAKRVLAIVGGAAILLPGLAAVTPAAAAAPAPGAFRTSFESGEPAGLASTVEVGRNGKPVRKGIEASSAHLPGSVVAADTPITASAENPPGEVAKNLADADPKTKWLAFATSATLTYHLPAAATVVTYGLTSANDAPDRDPAAWTLQGSTDGTTFTTLDTRDAQTFAGRGVRNTYSVTGPKSYAWYRLAISAPHAGSLLQLADLDLAAAPQGGTTAEPMITATGNGPTAGLNIKQNAGFTGLHAYRYAGKQTVAGRAYETNVVSKGLDVRVGPRTRLSYDILPEDTGSHEAYPSTYAAVDLHFTDGTYLSQLSPVDQHGVPLTARGQGKGKILYVDQWNRESSDIGSVARGKTVDRVLLAYDATNAKADTDFAGWVDDVTIDPEPKQVDTSTLTNAVDTRRGTNASGSFSRGNNLPISAMPNGFTFLTPVTDASSNSWEYYYAQANDTENRPRLQGFSVSHEPSPWMGDRNQLSVMPSASATPTGSPTGRSLAFTHDREIARPDYYKVAFLNRLYTEMAPTDHGSVLRFTFPGDSGSLVFDTVDKNGSFVLDPATGTVHGWVDNGSGLSVGRSRMFFTGTFSSKPTATGAAAGGNADSQFARFGAKTVELRLATSFISLAQARRNADLELTGRSFDAIHKSATAAWQQRLGVVEVDGASDDQLRTLYGSLYRLNLYPNSQFENTGTAAAPVYKYASPTAPRSDAKPSDSETSAAVLAGKVYVNNGFWDTYRTVWPAYSLLYPDVAADLVDGFVQQFRDGGWVARWSSPGYADLMTGTSSDVAFAGAYLRGVKLKDPLATYEAALKNATTLPSASGVGRKGLATSLFRKYTDTGTGESVSWQLEGDINDAGLAQMAAQLAKDPRVPAARRAQLRDEAAYLADRAGQYVNLFDKSVGFFQGRKADGSFNESKDEYDPEAWGGVYTETDGWNFAFHAPQDGQGLADLYGGRKALAKKLDAFFSTPELANKPGGYGGVIHEMVEARAVRMGQYGHSNQVSHHIPYMYDYVQQPYKTQRLVREVMQRLYVGSEIGQGYTGDEDNGEMSAWYVLSSLGLYPLQSGSPNWAVGSPLFDRVVVHRSTGDLTINARHNSTSNVYVQSLKIDGRKHASTSVSTAELAGVTDVDFTMGSSPSTWGTGKNAVPDSPTSGTKAPQPDEDATSGGVGTLTAANGQDIDALTDDDSTTQTTFRDGIPTLSWTANGSSQRVSRYTLTSGSAKGDPSSWTLEGSTNGRRWTTVDSRSGQTFPWRGETRPFSVAHPRAYTQYRLLFTGGGTTSLAEVELLVKPGSSGSGTLAVTPTKKALTTRTGSSLTATLGTFVAAKGSTADDYSATLDWGDGTTSAGTLNAGQLNSYSVRGTHEYAKPGFYRVAVTVTNGGRTATGFAGITVAKAATGGIVPGFDGVCIADDGVKVDCDGGGYSYSRQALAAAGAAQGDSVAVPGTSLHFTLPAVAAGTPDNAKGSGQTIPVDLPKDATKIAFIGAGTEGDQKATATLTYSDGSSESVPMNFPDWTLGGGGAVPSGYTAVAATQYRLDEGGRDGAKPYLFAAPTITLTAGKTLTGVVMPQQPGTEKDQGRVHVFAIADDGTPAPALRTTAADDANATTGSAASLTLGKATGGSGDRSARVQWGDASPTADATIGADGTVTGSHTWTAPGSYTVHVTVSDGQSSDTTALTVTVADRTTQTVSVRDSARPGTSLAVTGRGFRPGETVAVALATPRAATTTVTADGSGRIAATVPVASAAAAGVYAVTATGSSTRTPATATTSVTDPVLTADAPQVRSTLVLSSTTATPGERVTASGTGYRPNRVVTVSATTADGATVTLGQARANPDGVVTTSFVIPNRRLVSVGTDNAAAQSTPRARTPFAIVATPHGTDR, from the coding sequence ATGTTCGGCACCGACGCAGTGCGACGACCCACCTGCGCGAAGCGGGTACTGGCGATCGTCGGGGGCGCGGCGATCCTGCTCCCCGGGCTCGCCGCGGTCACTCCGGCGGCGGCCGCCGCCCCGGCGCCCGGCGCCTTCCGCACCTCGTTCGAGAGCGGTGAGCCCGCGGGGCTGGCCAGCACCGTCGAGGTCGGCCGCAACGGCAAGCCCGTCCGCAAGGGGATCGAGGCGTCGTCGGCCCACCTGCCCGGCAGCGTGGTCGCCGCCGACACCCCGATCACGGCGTCGGCGGAGAACCCGCCCGGCGAGGTCGCGAAGAACCTGGCCGACGCCGACCCGAAGACCAAGTGGCTGGCGTTCGCGACGTCGGCCACGCTGACCTACCACCTGCCCGCGGCGGCCACCGTCGTCACCTACGGCCTCACCTCCGCCAACGACGCGCCCGACCGTGACCCGGCGGCCTGGACGCTGCAGGGCTCGACCGACGGCACCACGTTCACGACGCTCGACACCCGGGACGCGCAGACGTTCGCCGGCCGGGGCGTGCGCAACACGTACTCCGTGACCGGCCCGAAGTCCTACGCCTGGTACCGGCTCGCGATCAGCGCACCGCACGCGGGCTCGCTGCTGCAGCTCGCCGACCTCGATCTCGCCGCCGCCCCCCAGGGCGGCACGACCGCCGAGCCGATGATCACCGCGACGGGCAACGGCCCGACGGCCGGTCTGAACATCAAGCAGAACGCCGGCTTCACCGGCCTGCACGCCTACCGCTATGCCGGCAAGCAGACCGTGGCGGGCCGGGCCTACGAGACGAACGTGGTCAGCAAGGGCCTCGACGTCCGGGTGGGGCCGCGGACGCGGTTGAGCTACGACATCTTGCCCGAGGACACCGGTTCCCACGAGGCCTACCCGTCGACCTACGCCGCCGTGGACCTGCACTTCACCGACGGCACCTACCTCTCCCAGCTGAGCCCCGTCGACCAGCACGGCGTTCCGCTGACCGCGCGCGGGCAGGGCAAGGGCAAGATCCTCTACGTCGACCAGTGGAACCGCGAGAGCAGCGACATCGGGTCGGTGGCGCGTGGGAAGACCGTCGACCGCGTCCTGCTCGCGTACGACGCGACCAACGCCAAGGCCGACACCGACTTCGCAGGCTGGGTCGACGACGTGACGATCGACCCCGAGCCCAAGCAGGTCGACACCTCGACGCTGACCAACGCCGTCGACACGCGTCGCGGCACCAACGCCTCCGGATCGTTCTCCCGCGGCAACAACCTCCCGATCTCGGCGATGCCCAACGGCTTCACGTTCCTGACCCCGGTCACCGACGCGTCGTCCAACAGCTGGGAGTACTACTACGCGCAGGCCAACGACACCGAGAACCGGCCCCGGCTCCAGGGCTTCTCGGTCTCGCACGAGCCGAGCCCGTGGATGGGCGACCGGAATCAGCTGTCGGTGATGCCGTCGGCGTCGGCCACGCCGACGGGCAGCCCCACCGGCCGCTCGCTCGCGTTCACGCACGACCGCGAGATCGCGCGCCCGGACTACTACAAGGTCGCCTTCCTGAACCGGCTGTACACGGAGATGGCGCCCACGGACCACGGCTCGGTGCTGCGGTTCACCTTCCCCGGCGACTCGGGCTCGCTCGTCTTCGACACCGTGGACAAGAACGGCTCGTTCGTGCTCGACCCCGCCACCGGGACCGTGCACGGCTGGGTCGACAACGGCAGCGGCCTCTCGGTGGGCCGTAGCCGGATGTTCTTCACCGGCACGTTCTCCAGCAAGCCGACGGCGACCGGTGCGGCCGCCGGGGGCAACGCCGACTCGCAGTTTGCGCGGTTCGGCGCAAAGACGGTCGAACTGCGGTTGGCGACGTCGTTCATCAGTCTCGCCCAGGCGCGGCGCAACGCGGACCTCGAGCTGACCGGTCGCAGCTTCGACGCGATCCACAAGTCCGCCACGGCGGCGTGGCAGCAGCGGCTCGGCGTCGTGGAGGTCGACGGTGCCAGTGACGACCAGCTGCGCACCCTCTACGGCAGCCTCTACCGGCTCAACCTGTACCCGAACTCGCAGTTCGAGAACACCGGCACGGCGGCCGCGCCGGTCTACAAGTACGCCAGCCCCACCGCGCCGCGCAGCGACGCCAAACCGAGCGACTCGGAGACCTCGGCCGCCGTGCTCGCCGGCAAGGTGTACGTCAACAACGGCTTCTGGGACACGTATCGCACCGTCTGGCCGGCGTACTCGCTGCTTTACCCGGACGTCGCCGCGGATCTCGTCGACGGGTTCGTGCAGCAGTTCCGCGACGGTGGGTGGGTCGCGCGGTGGTCCTCGCCCGGTTACGCCGACCTGATGACGGGCACGAGCAGCGACGTCGCGTTCGCGGGTGCCTACCTGCGCGGCGTGAAGCTGAAGGATCCGCTCGCCACGTACGAGGCGGCGCTGAAGAACGCGACGACCCTGCCGTCGGCCAGCGGCGTCGGGCGCAAGGGCCTCGCGACCTCGCTGTTCCGCAAGTACACCGACACCGGGACGGGCGAGTCGGTCTCCTGGCAGCTCGAGGGTGACATCAACGACGCGGGGCTGGCGCAGATGGCGGCCCAGCTCGCGAAGGACCCACGGGTGCCCGCCGCGCGGCGCGCGCAGCTGCGCGACGAGGCGGCGTACCTCGCCGACCGTGCCGGGCAGTACGTCAACCTCTTCGACAAGTCGGTCGGCTTCTTCCAGGGCCGCAAGGCCGACGGCTCGTTCAACGAGAGCAAGGACGAGTACGACCCCGAGGCGTGGGGCGGCGTCTACACCGAGACCGACGGCTGGAACTTCGCGTTCCACGCGCCGCAGGACGGTCAGGGCCTGGCCGACCTCTACGGCGGTCGCAAGGCGCTCGCGAAGAAGCTCGACGCGTTCTTCTCGACGCCGGAGCTCGCGAACAAGCCGGGCGGGTACGGCGGCGTCATCCACGAGATGGTCGAGGCGCGGGCCGTGCGCATGGGGCAGTACGGCCACAGCAACCAGGTCTCGCACCACATCCCGTACATGTACGACTACGTGCAGCAGCCGTACAAGACGCAGCGGCTCGTCCGCGAGGTCATGCAGCGGCTCTACGTCGGGTCGGAGATCGGCCAGGGCTACACCGGCGACGAGGACAACGGCGAGATGTCGGCGTGGTACGTGCTGTCGTCGCTGGGCCTCTACCCGCTGCAGTCCGGCTCGCCGAACTGGGCGGTCGGCAGCCCGCTGTTCGACCGGGTGGTCGTGCACCGCAGCACCGGCGACCTGACGATCAACGCCCGTCACAACAGCACGAGCAACGTCTACGTGCAGTCGCTGAAGATCGACGGCCGCAAGCACGCCTCGACCTCGGTGTCGACGGCCGAGCTCGCCGGCGTCACCGACGTCGACTTCACGATGGGGTCGTCGCCGTCGACGTGGGGTACGGGCAAGAACGCCGTCCCGGATTCGCCGACGAGCGGCACGAAGGCGCCGCAGCCGGACGAGGACGCGACCAGCGGTGGTGTCGGCACGCTGACCGCCGCCAACGGCCAGGACATCGATGCCCTCACCGACGACGACTCGACGACGCAGACGACCTTCCGCGACGGGATACCGACGCTGTCGTGGACGGCCAACGGGTCGTCGCAGCGGGTGTCGAGATACACGCTGACGTCCGGCTCGGCCAAGGGTGACCCGTCGTCGTGGACGCTCGAGGGCTCGACGAACGGTCGCCGGTGGACGACGGTGGACTCGCGCTCGGGGCAGACGTTCCCGTGGCGCGGCGAGACCCGACCGTTCTCGGTCGCGCACCCGCGCGCCTACACGCAGTACCGGCTGCTGTTCACCGGTGGCGGGACGACGTCGCTGGCCGAGGTCGAGCTGCTCGTGAAGCCCGGCTCGTCGGGCAGCGGCACGCTCGCGGTGACGCCGACGAAGAAGGCGTTGACCACGCGCACCGGCTCGTCGCTGACCGCGACGCTGGGCACGTTCGTCGCGGCCAAGGGCAGCACGGCCGACGACTACAGCGCGACCCTGGACTGGGGTGACGGCACGACGTCGGCGGGCACGCTCAATGCCGGCCAGCTCAACTCCTACTCGGTGCGCGGTACCCACGAGTACGCGAAGCCGGGGTTCTACCGGGTGGCGGTCACCGTCACGAACGGCGGCCGGACGGCCACCGGGTTCGCCGGGATCACGGTCGCGAAGGCGGCCACCGGTGGGATCGTGCCGGGCTTCGACGGCGTCTGCATCGCCGACGACGGTGTGAAGGTCGACTGCGACGGCGGCGGCTACTCCTACTCCCGGCAGGCGTTGGCGGCGGCCGGTGCGGCCCAGGGTGACTCGGTGGCCGTGCCCGGGACCTCGCTGCACTTCACGCTCCCGGCGGTCGCCGCCGGCACGCCGGACAACGCCAAGGGCAGCGGGCAGACCATCCCGGTCGACCTGCCGAAGGACGCCACCAAGATCGCCTTCATCGGTGCCGGCACGGAGGGCGACCAGAAGGCGACCGCGACCCTGACCTACAGCGACGGGTCGAGCGAGTCCGTCCCGATGAACTTCCCGGACTGGACGCTCGGCGGTGGCGGCGCGGTGCCGAGCGGGTACACGGCCGTCGCGGCGACGCAGTACCGGCTCGACGAGGGCGGGCGGGACGGTGCGAAGCCGTACCTGTTCGCCGCGCCGACCATCACGCTGACGGCGGGTAAGACGCTGACCGGTGTCGTCATGCCCCAGCAACCGGGCACCGAGAAGGACCAGGGTCGCGTGCACGTCTTCGCGATCGCCGACGACGGCACGCCGGCGCCGGCGCTGCGCACGACGGCGGCCGACGACGCGAACGCCACCACCGGCAGCGCCGCGTCGCTGACGCTGGGCAAGGCGACCGGTGGTTCGGGCGATCGCAGTGCCCGGGTGCAGTGGGGTGACGCGTCGCCGACCGCGGACGCCACGATCGGCGCCGACGGCACGGTGACCGGCTCGCACACGTGGACCGCGCCGGGCAGCTACACCGTCCATGTCACGGTCTCCGACGGGCAGAGCAGCGACACCACCGCGCTGACCGTCACCGTGGCCGACCGGACGACGCAGACCGTGTCGGTGCGCGACTCGGCCCGCCCGGGCACGTCGCTCGCGGTCACCGGCCGGGGCTTCCGGCCGGGGGAGACGGTGGCGGTCGCGCTGGCGACACCGCGGGCGGCGACCACGACCGTCACCGCGGACGGCTCGGGGCGTATCGCGGCCACCGTGCCGGTCGCGTCCGCCGCGGCCGCCGGCGTCTACGCGGTGACGGCCACCGGATCGTCGACCAGGACGCCGGCCACGGCGACCACCTCGGTGACCGACCCGGTGCTCACCGCCGACGCCCCGCAGGTGCGCTCGACGCTCGTGCTGTCGTCCACCACGGCCACGCCGGGGGAGCGGGTGACGGCCAGCGGCACCGGCTACCGTCCGAACCGGGTCGTCACGGTGTCGGCAACCACGGCCGACGGGGCCACGGTCACGCTGGGGCAGGCCCGGGCGAATCCGGACGGCGTCGTCACGACGTCGTTCGTGATCCCGAACCGGCGGCTGGTCAGCGTGGGCACCGACAACGCGGCGGCGCAGTCGACGCCGCGGGCCCGGACCCCGTTCGCGATCGTGGCGACGCCGCACGGCACCGACCGGTAG
- a CDS encoding PPOX class F420-dependent oxidoreductase, which translates to MPDLPDHVRDLLAEPNPAVMATIAKDGRPVTVATWYLLEDDGSILLGLDATRARLNHLRRDPRVSLTALAEGNWYTHVSVQGRVGEIVDDEGLRQIDRLSQHYNGKPYPNRESPRVYTHLRIDSWHGWNA; encoded by the coding sequence ATGCCCGACCTGCCCGACCACGTCCGCGACCTGCTCGCCGAGCCCAACCCCGCCGTGATGGCGACGATCGCGAAGGACGGCCGGCCCGTCACCGTCGCCACCTGGTACCTGCTCGAGGACGACGGCAGCATCCTGCTCGGCCTCGACGCGACCCGCGCGCGGCTGAACCACCTGCGCCGTGACCCGCGCGTCTCGCTGACCGCCCTGGCCGAGGGGAACTGGTACACCCACGTCAGCGTCCAGGGGCGGGTCGGCGAGATCGTCGACGACGAGGGGCTGCGCCAGATCGACCGGCTCTCGCAGCACTACAACGGCAAGCCCTACCCCAACCGGGAGAGCCCGCGCGTCTACACCCACCTGCGCATCGACAGCTGGCACGGCTGGAACGCCTGA
- a CDS encoding TerD family protein, with translation MSVTLGKGGNVSLSKEAPGLTAVIVGLGWQARSSTGADFDLDASALLLGADDKVPSDEHFVFYNNLTSPDGSVEHQGDNLTGGSGFEDDEQIAVDLATVPQSVERIVVAVSIHDAHARGQNFGQVRRAFIRVVNSADGQEITRYDLSEDASTETAMIFGELYRMRGEWKFRAVGQGYDAGLAGIARDFGVDVA, from the coding sequence ATGAGCGTGACCCTGGGCAAGGGCGGGAACGTCTCGCTCAGCAAGGAGGCGCCGGGCCTCACCGCCGTCATCGTCGGGCTCGGGTGGCAGGCCCGTTCGTCGACCGGTGCCGACTTCGACCTCGACGCGTCGGCCCTGCTGCTCGGGGCCGACGACAAGGTGCCCTCCGACGAGCACTTCGTCTTCTACAACAACCTGACCTCGCCCGACGGCTCGGTCGAGCACCAGGGCGACAACCTGACCGGCGGCTCCGGCTTCGAGGACGACGAGCAGATCGCGGTCGACCTCGCGACCGTGCCGCAGAGCGTGGAGCGCATCGTGGTGGCCGTCTCGATCCACGACGCGCACGCGCGGGGCCAGAACTTCGGGCAGGTGCGCCGAGCGTTCATCCGTGTCGTGAACTCCGCCGACGGTCAGGAGATCACGCGCTACGACCTGTCCGAGGACGCCTCCACCGAGACCGCGATGATCTTCGGCGAGCTGTACCGGATGCGCGGCGAGTGGAAGTTCCGCGCCGTCGGTCAGGGTTACGACGCCGGGCTGGCCGGCATCGCGCGCGACTTCGGCGTCGACGTCGCCTGA
- a CDS encoding oxygenase MpaB family protein, with amino-acid sequence MPPNLRERLGRVVFERVAGSEGPQHRDRIHLTPGERWFPPDRPIRQVHADSSMFVGGLRALLLQSLHPLAMAGVAGHSDYRGDPWGRLQRTSYFLAVTTFGLAEDAEHAVARVRGIHRRVQGVAPDGRRYRAADPHLLSWVHLAEVDSFLRTHQRYGSHPLDAAGQDGYVADTAVVARKLGVLDPPETVAELAEQLAAYRPELAGTPEARAAARFLLVRPPLPVVARPPYAVLGSAAVASLPAWTRWPLRLPYLPVAEATVVRAAGGALVRGLRWVTTAPPSPTIEEAAG; translated from the coding sequence ATGCCCCCGAACCTGCGAGAGCGTCTCGGCCGCGTGGTGTTCGAGCGGGTCGCCGGCAGCGAGGGCCCGCAGCACCGCGACCGCATCCACCTGACACCCGGCGAGCGCTGGTTCCCGCCCGACCGGCCGATCCGGCAGGTGCACGCCGACTCCTCGATGTTCGTCGGCGGCCTGCGCGCCCTGCTGCTGCAGTCGCTGCACCCGCTGGCCATGGCCGGCGTGGCCGGGCACTCGGACTACCGCGGCGACCCGTGGGGTCGGCTACAGCGCACCAGCTACTTCCTCGCCGTGACGACCTTCGGGCTGGCCGAGGACGCCGAGCACGCGGTGGCCCGCGTGCGCGGCATCCACCGACGGGTGCAGGGCGTCGCGCCCGACGGTCGGCGCTACCGCGCGGCCGACCCGCACCTGCTGAGCTGGGTGCACCTGGCCGAGGTCGACAGCTTCCTGCGCACCCACCAGCGTTACGGCTCGCACCCCCTGGACGCGGCCGGCCAGGACGGTTACGTCGCCGACACCGCGGTCGTCGCTCGCAAGCTGGGCGTGCTCGACCCGCCCGAGACCGTGGCCGAGCTCGCCGAACAGCTCGCCGCCTACCGCCCCGAGCTCGCCGGGACGCCCGAGGCCCGCGCCGCCGCCCGCTTCCTGCTGGTCCGCCCGCCGCTGCCGGTGGTCGCGCGGCCGCCCTACGCCGTGCTGGGCTCGGCCGCCGTCGCCTCGTTGCCGGCCTGGACCCGCTGGCCGCTGCGGCTGCCCTACCTGCCCGTCGCCGAGGCGACGGTCGTCCGCGCCGCCGGCGGCGCCCTGGTGCGCGGGCTGCGCTGGGTCACCACCGCGCCCCCGTCCCCGACGATCGAGGAGGCCGCCGGATGA
- a CDS encoding NUDIX hydrolase family protein: MTLDSDVSGAWLTREEMESARQRLPILYVDAVPVRVDEAGEVTEVGLLLRADEEGNISRALVSGRVLYGERVRQALLRHLEKDLGPLALPRVPTSPQPFTVAEYFPVPGITPFHDSRQHAVSLAFVIPVEGDCQPRQDALEITWMAPHEARDHRVLADMVGGQGTLLQHALAHVGV; this comes from the coding sequence ATGACGCTCGACAGCGATGTGTCCGGGGCCTGGCTGACCCGCGAGGAGATGGAGTCCGCGCGGCAGCGGCTGCCGATCCTCTACGTGGACGCCGTGCCCGTGCGGGTGGACGAGGCCGGCGAGGTCACCGAGGTCGGCCTGCTGCTGCGCGCCGACGAGGAGGGCAACATCAGCCGGGCGCTGGTCTCGGGCCGCGTGCTCTACGGCGAACGGGTGCGGCAGGCCCTGCTGCGGCACCTGGAGAAGGACCTCGGCCCGCTCGCCCTGCCCCGCGTGCCGACCTCGCCGCAGCCGTTCACGGTCGCCGAGTACTTCCCGGTGCCGGGCATCACGCCGTTCCACGACTCGCGCCAGCACGCGGTGTCGCTCGCGTTCGTCATCCCGGTGGAGGGCGACTGCCAGCCCCGCCAGGACGCCCTCGAGATCACCTGGATGGCGCCGCACGAGGCGCGTGACCACCGCGTGCTCGCCGACATGGTCGGTGGCCAGGGCACGCTGCTGCAGCACGCCCTGGCCCACGTCGGGGTCTGA